A genomic window from Carassius auratus strain Wakin chromosome 45, ASM336829v1, whole genome shotgun sequence includes:
- the LOC113062775 gene encoding glycoprotein integral membrane protein 1-like yields MASTWEIRLTVVYLSVLCVLANAQSKQITTETVVLNVTAVSETNQTQYSVQINLTLGLSDNETFINGAPLKPSGVTRMTCPALLLDGSNVSSTNLEEGLVSSELRLMGNQSYVQSDAGEQLLLLVLSQEIIQLADEKVQQPDAYEVEILWNQSSEEITQVTNIYPSTRSKLSDIPRESDVLVTNASIHNTVEDQVLNTTSHYLLKHAETTQEEIAAPGKLPETPLRMDPETLYESREEEERTADSLLLGPPLSGTMSSYSVACQWVERLRDKLRRFWSDSVPLFFLIMWVVVVGIAGSAVIIKILDLLFPSCEHRGFFHLNPETLMPDDEKQRLIDNMDGETTEKSVLIEK; encoded by the exons ATGGCCTCTACGTGGGAAATACGTTTAACGGTGGTATATTTAAGCGTATTGTGTGTCCTGGCCAACGCACAATCGAAACAAATAACCACG GAAACAGTCGTGTTAAATGTGACAGCGGTTAGTGAAACTAACCAGACTCAGTACAGTGTACAG ataaatttaactctaggTCTTTCGGACAATGAAACATTCATTAATGGAGCTCCTCTCAAGCCTTCAGGAGTCACAAGGATGACATGTCCTGCTCTTTTGT TGGATGGTTCTAACGTGAGCTCTACTAATCTGGAGGAGGGGTTGGTCAGCAGTGAGCTGAGGCTGATGGGTAATCAGTCATATGTTCAGAGTGATGCTGGAGAGCAGCTTCTTTTACTCGTCCTGAGTCAGGAGATAATCCAGCTGGCAGATGAAAAG GTCCAGCAGCCAGATGCATATGAGGTGGAGATCCTGTGGAACCAGAGCTCTGAGGAGATCACACAGGTGACCAATATTTACCCTTCAACAAGAAGCAAGCTCTCAGACATCCCACGAGAGAGTGACGTCTTGGTGACTAATGCGTCCATTCATAATACAG TTGAAGACCAAGTGCTTAACACCACCAGCCACTATCTACTCAAACATGCAGAGACCACGCAGGAGGAGATTGCCGCTCCGGGGAAACTCCCTGAAACTCCCTTGAGGATGGACCCTGAAACCTTGTATGAGTCtagagaggaagaggaaaggaCTGCAGATTCCTTGCTGCTTGGGCCTCCTCTAAGCGGGACCATGTCCTCCTACAGT GTGGCATGTCAGTGGGTCGAGAGGCTGAGGGATAAACTGAGGCGCTTCTGGTCTGATTCTGTCCCGCTCTTCTTCTTGATCATGTGGGTGGTGGTGGTTGGTATTGCAGGTTCGGCGGTCATCATTAAGATCCTGGATCTTCTGTTCCCATCCTGTGAACACAG GGGATTTTTTCATCTGAATCCAGAGACTCTGATGCCAGATGATGAAAAACAGAGGCTAATAGATAACATGGATGGAGAAACGACAGAAAAAAGCGTTTTGATAGAAAAGTGA